A single Bufo bufo chromosome 6, aBufBuf1.1, whole genome shotgun sequence DNA region contains:
- the GSS gene encoding glutathione synthetase isoform X1 — MADLWADVYNNAALLEEIAPNAVDAALLQGIVMRTKESPNSSDVVNFAPFTLLPSPVPRHLFEQAKSVQEDFNLLVDRLSQNLSFLESALSSTIKVDDFIERLFKIYRHVLDEGLAQTVFLGINRSDYMFDCRADGTTALKQIEINTIAASFGGLSSRTPAVHQHVLKALGKPEEACKILSNNPSLGISRAIAKAWELYGSQKAVVMFLVESVQRNIFDHRYIENELWNRNIKVIRRRLTDVYERGSLDEKKCLSVDGYEVAVAYFRTGYMPEDYSEQAWEARLMMERSRAVKCPDIATQLVGTKKVQQELSRPLVLEKFLPDKPEAVSRIRETFAGLYSLDIGEEGNHTVKIALENSDQYVLKPQREGGGNNIYGDEIREVLERVKDSTECTSYILMDKIKPQPVRSCLLRANSKVKVSECISELGMFGVYVRQGDKMVLNEGVGHLLRTKATEHADGGVAAGVAVLDNPYLV; from the exons ATGGCTGATTTATGGGCCGATGTATATAACAACGCAGCGCTGCTTGAGGAGATAGCCCCCAATGCTGTTGATGCAGCCCTCCTGCAAGGAATTGTTATGAGGACAAAGGAGAGTCCAAATTCATCTGAT GTGGTGAATTTTGCTCCATTCACTTTGCTTCCTTCTCCTGTGCCGAGACACCTCTTTGAACAAGCAAAGTCTGTCCAAGAAGATTTTAATTTGCTGGTGGATCGCCTCAGCCAGAACCTGTCATTCCTGGAGAGTGCGCTTTCAAG CACCATAAAAGTGGACGACTTCATAGAGCGTCTTTTCAAAATTTATAGACACGTGCTGGATGAAGGCCTGGCTCAG ACTGTGTTTTTGGGCATCAATCGCTCAGACTACATGTTTGACTGCAGAGCAGATGGGACCACAGCTCTGAAACAGATCGAGATTAATACGATTGCTGCCAGTTTTGGGGGGCTATCATCTCGGACTCCTGCGGTGCACCA ACACGTCCTGAAGGCACTCGGGAAACCAGAAGAAGCTTGTAAGATTCTGTCAAACAACCCATCACTTGGGATATCCCGAGCGATTGCTAAGGCCTGGGAACTGTATGGCTCACAAAA GGCTGTTGTCATGTTTTTGGTTGAGAGTGTACAGAGGAACATTTTTGATCACCGGTACATTGAGAATGAACTGTGGAAcag AAATATCAAAGTGATTAGGAGACGTCTCACGGATGTCTATGAGAGAGGATCATTGGATGAAAAGAAATGTCTCTCTGT GGATGGCTATGAGGTTGCAGTGGCGTATTTCAGAACTGGATATATGCCTGAGGATTACAGTGAGCAG GCTTGGGAAGCTCGTCTTATGATGGAAAGATCCAGAGCAGTGAAATGCCCAGACATAGCAACCCAGCTGGTCGGTACCAAGAAGGTGCAGCAGGAACTGAGCCGCCCTCTTGTCCTGGAAAAGTTTCTGCCTGACAAACCGGAGGCCGTTTCCAGAATCAGAGAGACTTTCGCAGGCCTGTACTCCTTAGATATT ggtGAAGAAGGAAACCACACTGTGAAGATAGCACTGGAAAACTCAGACCAATATGTATTAAAACCACAACGAGAAGGCGGAG GAAATAATATCTACGGTGATGAAATCAGAGAAGTGCTAGAAAGGGTCAAAGATAGCACGGAGTGCACTTCTTACATTCTGATGGATAAGATCAAGCCTCAGCCAGTAAGGAGCTGTCTACTGAGAGCCAATAGCAAAGTAAAAGTGTCAGAATGCATCAGTGAGCTGGGTATGTTCGGAGTCTATGTGAG GCAAGGTGACAAGATGGTTCTCAATGAAGGTGTGGGTCATCTTCTTAGGACAAAAGCCACTGAGCACGCTGATGGTGGTGTGGCAGCTGGAGTCGCAGTCCTGGACAATCCTTACCTCGTTTAG
- the GSS gene encoding glutathione synthetase isoform X2, with protein MADLWADVYNNAALLEEIAPNAVDAALLQGIVMRTKESPNSSDVVNFAPFTLLPSPVPRHLFEQAKSVQEDFNLLVDRLSQNLSFLESALSSTIKVDDFIERLFKIYRHVLDEGLAQTVFLGINRSDYMFDCRADGTTALKQIEINTIAASFGGLSSRTPAVHQHVLKALGKPEEACKILSNNPSLGISRAIAKAWELYGSQKAVVMFLVESVQRNIFDHRYIENELWNRNIKVIRRRLTDVYERGSLDEKKCLSVDGYEVAVAYFRTGYMPEDYSEQAWEARLMMERSRAVKCPDIATQLVGTKKVQQELSRPLVLEKFLPDKPEAVSRIRETFAGLYSLDIGEEGNHTVKIALENSDQYVLKPQREGGGKYHNYVMVYSVIAIQYSAKQSRRLCSMRCLQMNEEVKVQTSEEIISTVMKSEKC; from the exons ATGGCTGATTTATGGGCCGATGTATATAACAACGCAGCGCTGCTTGAGGAGATAGCCCCCAATGCTGTTGATGCAGCCCTCCTGCAAGGAATTGTTATGAGGACAAAGGAGAGTCCAAATTCATCTGAT GTGGTGAATTTTGCTCCATTCACTTTGCTTCCTTCTCCTGTGCCGAGACACCTCTTTGAACAAGCAAAGTCTGTCCAAGAAGATTTTAATTTGCTGGTGGATCGCCTCAGCCAGAACCTGTCATTCCTGGAGAGTGCGCTTTCAAG CACCATAAAAGTGGACGACTTCATAGAGCGTCTTTTCAAAATTTATAGACACGTGCTGGATGAAGGCCTGGCTCAG ACTGTGTTTTTGGGCATCAATCGCTCAGACTACATGTTTGACTGCAGAGCAGATGGGACCACAGCTCTGAAACAGATCGAGATTAATACGATTGCTGCCAGTTTTGGGGGGCTATCATCTCGGACTCCTGCGGTGCACCA ACACGTCCTGAAGGCACTCGGGAAACCAGAAGAAGCTTGTAAGATTCTGTCAAACAACCCATCACTTGGGATATCCCGAGCGATTGCTAAGGCCTGGGAACTGTATGGCTCACAAAA GGCTGTTGTCATGTTTTTGGTTGAGAGTGTACAGAGGAACATTTTTGATCACCGGTACATTGAGAATGAACTGTGGAAcag AAATATCAAAGTGATTAGGAGACGTCTCACGGATGTCTATGAGAGAGGATCATTGGATGAAAAGAAATGTCTCTCTGT GGATGGCTATGAGGTTGCAGTGGCGTATTTCAGAACTGGATATATGCCTGAGGATTACAGTGAGCAG GCTTGGGAAGCTCGTCTTATGATGGAAAGATCCAGAGCAGTGAAATGCCCAGACATAGCAACCCAGCTGGTCGGTACCAAGAAGGTGCAGCAGGAACTGAGCCGCCCTCTTGTCCTGGAAAAGTTTCTGCCTGACAAACCGGAGGCCGTTTCCAGAATCAGAGAGACTTTCGCAGGCCTGTACTCCTTAGATATT ggtGAAGAAGGAAACCACACTGTGAAGATAGCACTGGAAAACTCAGACCAATATGTATTAAAACCACAACGAGAAGGCGGAGGTAAATACCACAATTATGTAATGGTGTACAGTGTGATTGCTATACAATATTCAGCTAAACAGTCTAGGAGGTTATGCAGCATGCGGTGTCTGCAAATGAACGAGGAGGTAAAAGTCCAGACCTCTGAG GAAATAATATCTACGGTGATGAAATCAGAGAAGTGCTAG